A single genomic interval of Helianthus annuus cultivar XRQ/B chromosome 13, HanXRQr2.0-SUNRISE, whole genome shotgun sequence harbors:
- the LOC110903250 gene encoding NDR1/HIN1-like protein 12, with protein sequence MPKPSVLGPQRRTNPLIWCLAFICALVATIIIVAGIVVFIGYLAIRPKVPLLYVHAARLDKLSYNQAGVLAVRLIIIMKAENHNMKAHVSFYDTKLLLGYHGLSIAKLVADPFDVLKNMSRELYYVVESSPIPLEPPEQYLTEQSLAKTKVMPFFLKGNSRTRWRVGPLGSVKFWLHVNCHLQLPIDNTAVYPHCSTKSH encoded by the coding sequence ATGCCAAAGCCATCGGTCCTCGGCCCGCAACGCCGCACCAACCCGCTCATCTGGTGCCTCGCCTTCATCTGCGCCCTCGTGGCCACGATCATCATCGTGGCCGGAATCGTGGTTTTCATCGGATACCTAGCAATCCGCCCCAAAGTCCCACTTCTCTATGTCCACGCCGCCCGCCTGGACAAACTTTCCTACAACCAGGCGGGCGTTCTCGCGGTACGTTTAATAATCATCATGAAAGCCGAAAACCATAACATGAAAGCACATGTTAGTTTCTACGACACAAAGCTTTTACTCGGGTACCATGGGCTCAGCATCGCGAAACTGGTGGCGGATCCGTTCGATGTGCTGAAGAACATGTCCAGGGAGTTGTACTACGTGGTTGAATCGTCTCCGATCCCGTTGGAACCGCCGGAACAGTACTTGACCGAGCAAAGTTTGGCGAAAACTAAAGTGATGCCGTTTTTCTTGAAAGGGAACTCGAGGACCAGATGGAGAGTTGGGCCACTAGGATCCGTGAAGTTTTGGTTGCATGTTAATTGTCATCTACAGTTGCCGATTGATAATACTGCTGTGTATCCACATTGCAGCACCAAATCACATTGA
- the LOC110901733 gene encoding uncharacterized protein LOC110901733 has product MACKPPIYNGEVDPIICQRWASDVEGVFERTHCDVGDFVAYGTGQLRNQAKDWWDKQKKEMGAEAARVMTWDEFKETLTEIINTAREREIELKKQVERGERRAQDVNPSPTKKARTAESGKKVEAKRGSPSCRVCGKGHKGECRLKDKPCLLCGKTGHTASLCTGKVSVCYKCYQPGHKKSECPELVGKRDTKESPAEAPKAKAMSFQLTAAEAKTEPDVVSGKEVGATSGQAGVDARLKGAL; this is encoded by the exons ATGGCGTGCAAACCACCAATCTATAACGGGGAAGTTGACCCGATAATCTGCCAAAGATGGGCAAGTGACGTCGAAGGAGTGTTCGAACGAACCCACTGTGACGTAGGTGACTTTGTTGCTTACGGAACGGGTCAATTGAGAAatcaagccaaggattggtgggacaaACAAAAGAAGGAAATGGGAGCCGAAGCGGCAAGggtcatgacttgggatgagtttaag GAAACTCTCACAGAAATCATCAACACCGCCCGGGAGCGGGAAATCGAGTTAAAGAAGCAAGTTGAGAGGGGTGAGCGAAGGGCACaagatgtgaatccaagccctacaaagaaagctAGAACTGCTGAATCGGGGAAGAAAGTGGAGGCTAAACGCGGGTCGCCAAGTTGCAGAGTGTGTGGAAAGGGGCACAAAGGGGAGTGTCGCCTCAAAGACAAGCCGTGTCTGCTATGTGGGAAGACGGGACACACTGCATCGCTATGTACCGGAAAAGTTTCAGTTTGTTACAAATGTTATCAACCCGGCCACAAAAAGTCTGAATGTCCCGAGTTGGTTGGAAAGAGAGACACAAAAGAGTCTCCAGCAGAAGCTCCCAAAGCGAAGGCTATGTCCTTCCAACTTACCGCGGCTGAAGCAAAAACAGAACCCGATGtagtctcag gaaaggaagtCGGAGCTacgagcggacaagccggtgtAGACGCACGACTAAAGGGTgcgctttga